From Clostridia bacterium:
TCTTCTCATCATATGATAGATGTTATATAATAAAATCCTTCGGGGGCCTGACTGGAGCCTTCGAAAACAAATTCCTGAATGCCGTCGAATCCTGCCTCCCTTGAAGAAACCACCACATGATATAATAATATACCTATGTCTATACTGTCAAGTGTCTTATATATCGGCAGGGGCGGATCCGAAACTTTTTTGCTGAATATATGAAGCACCGTCCCGTCGTTTATCATGCACCACGGCTGCTTATTATGGCTTGACGGCGCAAGGCGGCAGGCCTCTATCGCCTCCGTATATTCGCCCTTTCTTAAAAACTGCCCGCGCGGCATACGGTCGAATTTATCGGTCGATTCTCTTAAAAGGTTCATGTTCGGGCGGCCTATGCCCATCATGATGATATACTCGCCTTTTGGAAGCGCTATGCTGTCGAGGACCTCCTGAGACGGACGCTGCTGTGCGATAAAGCAGCTTCCTATGCCCATGTTGGAAAGCTCCAGCGAGAGCTGTTCAAGCATATAGCCCGCATTCATATTTGTCGTATCCTTTATTGCCGACTTGAACACGATAAAATGAGGCGGCATAACCTCGAACATGGGCTCTGTGCCTATATCGTCTACTATCTCTATCTTTGTGCGGACGTTGCGGTAAAGCGGCCGCAGGCGCTTTATCGCCTTTCTCACCTCCGAAAGAGTCGCCTCGTCGAGCGGCTCGGGCCTAAAATGCCTTACGGAGCGCCTTTTAAACATAAGCTCATAATGCGTCACTTATATCACCTCAAACGAAATATTCTTATAAGATTTTACCATATGTTTTGAAAAAAGTATATAATTATGCAAAGAACCCGATGCTTTTTATCCGAAAATACCGCTTTCGTATATCCCTATATTCGTAAGATAAATATAATACTCGTCGCTTTTGTTCTTTATATCCTCTGTTGACACGCCGTATTCAAGCGAGAGCCAAAGCGACAGGGCGGCGCAGTTCGAGTAAAGATAATATGGGAGTCCGGGTACAAGTATGACGATGATGCTGTCCTCGTATCCCCGCAGCTTCTCTTTTGTAAATCCCGCACGGTAATACCTTTCCGACGCCTCGGTGCGCGGTATGGCGTAAATGACGGCCGGATCCGCGCCGGACACGCGCAGTCCACGGGACTTTTTGTACCCTTGCAGATCAAACTCAAATATCTTTCGCCTGCATTCCTCCATAAGATCGATGCTTATCTGCTGTCCCGAAAGCTCCTTCTCAATAATGGCGCACATTTCATTTATGCTCTTCTTTTCTTTGACTTTATCGGCGTAAAGCGATGTAAGCTTCTTTTTTCGGGTCATTATCTCTTCTTTTGAGGCCTTCGCCGTTGTATCAACGGCAAGGGGCGTCCGCGAAATCATATCATCGGATATATCCATGTCTTCTCCTTATATTAAATGCATTTGTGCGGCACGGTTTCACTTCATTATATATACCGGAAAAAGGGGGCTGTCAACGCCGCATACGCGTGACTTATTGTTTTTTTCCAAAAAAAGCGTTAATTTGTTTTATCTGCATTGAAAGCCGCATTTTTTTATGATAAAATATATAAAAATTATAAAATAATAAGGGAGTTTGTTATGGATAAATTATTCACACCTATCACGATCAACGGCATGACCTTGAAAAATCGCATCGTAATGCCCCCGCTCCATCATCTCTACACGCCCGACGGCGTTATGACGGAGCGCTTTTCCCAGTATTACTACAAGCGCGCAGAGGGCGGCGCGGGCCTTATCATCATCGGCGGCTGCCGTATCGACGAGTTCGGCGGCGCGGCAATGATGCTCGACGTAACGAAGCCCTCATTCGTTGAGGACTGCAAGGTATTCACCGACGAAATGCACAAGCGCGGCGCGAAGGTAGGCCTTCAGATGTACGAAGCAGGCCGCTACGCAAGCACGAAGGACAACGAAAAGACGCTTGCTCCCTCCGCAGTATTTTCAAAGTTCACAAGAGAGACGCCTAATGAGATGACGAAGGACGAAATAGACCTCGTTATAAAGCGTTTTGCGGAGGCTGCCGCCAAGGTAAAGGCCGCAGGCTTCGACGTAGTTGAGATCATAGGCTCGGCCGGATATCTTATCTCGCAGTTCCTCTCGCCCGTTACCAATCTTCGTACCGATGAATTCGGCGGAAGCTGGGAGAACCGCACGCGCTTCCCCGTGCTCGTAATAAAGGCCGTTCGCGAGGCCGTAGGCCCCGACTATCCCGTTATAATCCGCGTTGCCGGCAACGACTTTATCCCCGGCAGCAATACTAATGAGGACGCCGTTAAATTTGCAAAGATAGCCGAGGAAGCAGGCGTTGATATGCTTGACGTGACCGGCGGCTGGCACGAGACGGTCGTTCCGCAGCTCCCCGGCGATCTGCCGCACGGCGGATTCGCATATCTTGCGGGCGCGATAAAGAAGGCCGTAAACATCCCCGTTATGGCGTCGAACCGCTTTAACGACATCACTTCCGCGAAGAAGGTTCTTGCTTTGGGCATGGCCGATCTTATCGGCTTCGGCCGTCCGCTCATCGCCGATCCCGAGCTTCCCAACAAGGTTCAGGCGGGACGCGAGGACATAGTAAGAAACTGCATCGGCTGCAACCAGGGCTGTCTTGCGAGAACGTTCTTCCGCCGCCCGATAGAATGCACCGTAAACGCATACGCGGGATACGAGACTCAGCTTATAAAGAAGCCGGCCGACAAGAAGAAGAAGGTGCTCGTGATAGGCGCGGGCCCCGCAGGTCTTACGGCTGCCATCGAGCTTGCGGACCGCGGCCACAGCGTGACCGTTTGGGAGAAGTCGGACAAAGCGGGCGGTCAGATATCGCTTGCCGCAACTCCTCCCGGAAAAGCCGACTTCAATCTGTTTTCAAAATACTTAAAGAACATGTGCGCAGAAAAGGGCGTTGAGATCGTTTACAATAAAGAGGCCGACAAGGCGTCAGTTACCGCGTTCGGCGCTGACGACGTTGTTATCGCTACCGGCTCCAATCCCGTTATGATAGACTTCCCCGGCAACAAGAAGGGCGTTGAGATAGTTTCC
This genomic window contains:
- a CDS encoding FAD-dependent oxidoreductase, which gives rise to MDKLFTPITINGMTLKNRIVMPPLHHLYTPDGVMTERFSQYYYKRAEGGAGLIIIGGCRIDEFGGAAMMLDVTKPSFVEDCKVFTDEMHKRGAKVGLQMYEAGRYASTKDNEKTLAPSAVFSKFTRETPNEMTKDEIDLVIKRFAEAAAKVKAAGFDVVEIIGSAGYLISQFLSPVTNLRTDEFGGSWENRTRFPVLVIKAVREAVGPDYPVIIRVAGNDFIPGSNTNEDAVKFAKIAEEAGVDMLDVTGGWHETVVPQLPGDLPHGGFAYLAGAIKKAVNIPVMASNRFNDITSAKKVLALGMADLIGFGRPLIADPELPNKVQAGREDIVRNCIGCNQGCLARTFFRRPIECTVNAYAGYETQLIKKPADKKKKVLVIGAGPAGLTAAIELADRGHSVTVWEKSDKAGGQISLAATPPGKADFNLFSKYLKNMCAEKGVEIVYNKEADKASVTAFGADDVVIATGSNPVMIDFPGNKKGVEIVSAVDVLTNKAFPGENTVIIGGGSVGCEVAQLLAEDSTISPELLYFLSIHQAETPEKISSLLNTPNRKISIVEMQKKIGAGFDLGTGWPVLKQLARLGVKSYTLTKVKEISDGAVIVADEEGKETKIPADTVIVSVGYRSENKLYEELKDSANVHLIGDAEKPAKILNAVAAATKCALEI